The proteins below are encoded in one region of Lactuca sativa cultivar Salinas chromosome 3, Lsat_Salinas_v11, whole genome shotgun sequence:
- the LOC111889183 gene encoding AAA-ATPase At5g17760: MASRSFPEMPTPSSLLSAYASMSTSIMLFRTMFDQLFPRQLRRYVVDAVRFYWKPKSSKLTLVFEEKDGMSMNHMFEAAEAFLCSRINPDSERLRITKSVKENHINIKFADSEEVVDSFEGIMLTWKYVRHQPQPSGGGGDDSGYGGGKNSSGGSFSLERKYIELKFDKKYKETIITSYLPLIIKKSQELENEKKVVKLHNLQSYGGGPGGFKESVNLDHPSTFDTLAMDPKMKKAIIDDLDLFLKRRDFYRRVGKAWKRGYLLYGPPGTGKSSLIAAMANYLKFDIYDLQLMNVGSDSSLKKLMLRTSNRSILVIEDIDCSIQLPDRKGAMPMFSKLPDVKPVRDSQFSLSGLLNFIDGLWSCCGDERIIIFTTNHKERLDPALLRPGRMDVHIHMSYLTTEGFKTLAANYLNIHDHHWRFREIKELINDTKVTPAEVAEELMKSDNSEVVLEGLVNFLKRKKTEDETTKDGVHYGEGEVREPKKAKVIS, translated from the exons ATGGCGTCTCGAAGTTTTCCGGAGATGCCCACTCCGTCGTCGCTTCTGTCGGCGTACGCCTCAATGTCAACATCAATCATGCTCTTCCGTACAATGTTTGACCAGCTCTTCCCTAGACAACTCCGGCGATACGTCGTCGACGCCGTCCGATTCTACTGGAAACCCAAATCCTCCAAACTCACTCTCGTCTTCGAGGAGAAAGACGGCATGTCCATGAACCACATGTTTGAAGCTGCCGAAGCCTTTCTCTGTTCCAGAATCAACCCCGATTCTGAACGACTCAG GATCACGAAATCTGTGAAAGAAAACCACATCAATATCAAGTTTGCAGATTCTGAGGAAGTAGTGGATTCGTTTGAAGGGATCATGCTTACATGGAAATACGTTCGTCACCAGCCACAGCCAAGCGGCGGCGGCGGGGATGACTCTGGTTACGGTGGCGGAAAGAATAGCTCCGGTGGTAGCTTTTCACTCGAGAGGAAATACATCGAGTTGAAATTTGACAAAAAATACAAAGAGACTATAATAACTTCTTACTTGCCATTGATAATTAAAAAATCTCAAGAACTTGAGAACGAGAAGAAAGTCGTGAAGCTCCATAACCTCCAATCATACGGCGGCGGACCCGGCGGATTCAAGGAATCGGTGAATCTTGACCACCCATCAACGTTTGACACATTGGCGATGGATCCGAAGATGAAAAAGGCGATCATTGATGATttggatttgtttttgaaaaggaGGGATTTTTACAGGAGAGTTGGGAAGGCGTGGAAGAGAGGGTATTTACTGTATGGTCCGCCGGGGACGGGGAAATCGAGCTTGATTGCTGCCATGGCGAATTATCTGAAGTTTGATATTTATGATTTACAGTTGATGAATGTTGGGAGTGATTCGAGTTTGAAGAAATTGATGTTGAGAACTTCGAATCGATCGATACTTGTGATTGAAGATATTGATTGTAGCATACAGTTGCCTGATCGGAAGGGAGCCATGCCCATGTTCTCTAAACTTCCCGATGTTAAACCTGTTCGTGATTCCCAG TTCTCTTTATCGGGGCTTTTAAACTTCATAGATGGGTTATGGTCATGTTGTGGGGATGAACGTATCATAATCTTTACAACCAACCACAAAGAAAGACTCGATCCAGCATTGCTTCGACCAGGAAGGATGGATGTGCACATTCACATGTCATACTTAACGACTGAAGGGTTTAAGACACTAGCTGCTAACTATCTAAACATTCATGATCACCATTGGAGATTTAGGGAAATTAAAGAGTTGATTAATGACACCAAAGTTACACCAGCTGAGGTAGCCGAGGAACTCATGAAGTCTGATAATTCGGAGGTTGTATTAGAAGGGCTTGTAAATTTTTTGAAACGTAAGAAGACAGAAGATGAAACAACGAAAGATGGAGTGCATTATGGAGAAGGTGAAGTTCGTGAACCAAAAAAGGCAAAAGTTATTTCATGA